One part of the Rutidosis leptorrhynchoides isolate AG116_Rl617_1_P2 chromosome 1, CSIRO_AGI_Rlap_v1, whole genome shotgun sequence genome encodes these proteins:
- the LOC139868864 gene encoding UDP-glucuronate 4-epimerase 6-like, whose protein sequence is MAPPPDTCKKTKLEGYNTYVRKLNTTKLLSASSKLLFRLTLLVALILIFFFTINYHPQLTSHYSQPVTSTNNNHRLLATSHLLSSAFYGSGAPWEKQVRRSSTPRRPNGFSVLVTGAGGFVGTHCSLALKKRGDGVLGLDNFNSYYDPSLKRARKNLLKQNGIFIVEGDLNDAELLTKLFDIVPFTHILHLAAQAGVRYAMQNPQSYVSSNIAGFVNLLETAKIADPQPSIVWASSSSVYGLNTENPFSEADRTDRPASLYAATKKAGEEIAHTYNHIYGLAITGLRFFTVYGPWGRPDMAYFFFTKDILQGKGINIYQTHDEKEVARDFTYIDDVVKGCLGALDTAEKSTGKGGKKRGPAQLRIYNLGNTSPVSVGKLVSILESLLNVKAKKHVIKMPRNGDVPFTHANVSLAYRDFGYKPSTDLSTGLRKFVKWYVSYYGIKQKVTKGVTDTS, encoded by the coding sequence atggCTCCACCTCCAGACACTTGCAAAAAAACCAAACTTGAAGGCTACAACACTTACGTCCGTAAACTCAACACCACTAAACTCTTATCAGCTTCTTCTAAACTTTTATTCCGTCTTACTCTTTTAGTCGCTTTAATTTTAATCTTTTTTTTCACCATAAATTATCATCCTCAACTCACCTCTCATTACTCACAACCAGTAACATCAACAAATAACAATCACCGCCTCCTTGCCACGTCACACCTTCTCTCCTCCGCTTTTTACGGAAGTGGTGCCCCTTGGGAAAAACAAGTCCGACGCTCCTCAACGCCACGTAGACCTAACGGTTTTTCCGTACTTGTTACCGGTGCCGGCGGTTTCGTCGGTACTCACTGTTCGTTGGCGTTGAAAAAACGCGGTGACGGTGTTTTAGGGCTTGATAATTTCAATTCGTACTATGATCCGTCGCTAAAACGCGCTCGGAAAAATTTGTTGAAACAGAACGGAATTTTCATCGTTGAAGGTGATTTGAACGATGCCGAATTGTTAACGAAACTTTTCGACATTGTTCCGTTTACGCATATTCTTCATTTAGCAGCACAAGCAGGTGTACGTTACGCAATGCAAAATCCGCAATCGTACGTTAGTTCAAATATTGCGGGTTTCGTGAATTTACTCGAGACCGCGAAAATCGCGGATCCACAGCCGTCAATTGTTTGGGCGTCGTCGAGTTCGGTTTACGGGTTAAATACCGAGAACCCGTTTTCGGAAGCTGATCGGACTGACCGACCCGCGAGTTTATATGCTGCTACGAAAAAAGCAGGTGAAGAAATTGCCCATACATATAATCATATTTACGGTCTTGCCATCACCGGGTTGAGGTTTTTTACGGTTTATGGGCCGTGGGGCCGGCCCGATATGGCATACTTCTTTTTTACCAAGGATATTTTGCAAGGTAAAGgtataaatatttaccaaactcatgATGAAAAAGAAGTGGCGCGTGATTTTACGTATATTGATGATGTTGTAAAAGGGTGTTTAGGGGCGTTGGATACTGCCGAAAAGAGTACGGGTAAAGGTGGGAAAAAACGTGGGCCCGCACAGCTACGAATATATAATTTGGGGAACACGTCACCAGTGTCGGTAGGGAAATTGGTGTCGATATTGGAAAGTCTTTTGAATGTTAAGGCGAAGAAGCATGTGATTAAGATGCCTCGTAATGGTGATGTACCGTTTACTCATGCTAACGTGAGCTTGGCGTATAGGGATTTCGGTTACAAGCCAAGTACTGATTTGTCGACTGGGTTAAGAAAGTTCGTTAAATGGTATGTTAGTTATTACGGGATTAAACAGAAGGTAACAAAGGGAGTCACGGACACGAGTTGA